From Ktedonobacterales bacterium, a single genomic window includes:
- a CDS encoding CoA-transferase produces MPEYTPQELMVVCAAREIHDGEVVFVGMRLPLLAFALAKRTHAPGAIGLFENGLMRDSPSAELLYTMGDAPNILGAQWATRMLNIMGLLAQGRADLGFIGGAEIDRFGNLNTSRIGDWQRPSVKLPGSGGGADIASLAGRLAVILAHDKRRFRERVDFITSSGYGEGENWRQRVGLPRGGPSAVITTLGVLGFDAETGEAFLRSYHPFTSADEVQANTGWALRCSPELAPTPAPTADELRIIRECDPQGFWTR; encoded by the coding sequence ATGCCTGAGTATACCCCCCAGGAATTGATGGTCGTCTGCGCCGCGCGCGAGATTCACGATGGCGAAGTCGTGTTTGTGGGGATGCGCCTGCCCTTGCTGGCGTTCGCATTGGCGAAGCGAACTCACGCACCTGGCGCCATTGGACTCTTTGAAAACGGGTTGATGCGCGACAGCCCTTCCGCTGAACTGCTCTATACGATGGGTGACGCGCCCAACATCCTGGGCGCGCAATGGGCCACGCGCATGCTCAACATCATGGGATTGCTGGCGCAGGGCCGGGCAGATTTGGGATTCATTGGAGGCGCGGAAATAGATCGCTTTGGCAACCTCAACACCTCGCGCATTGGCGATTGGCAGCGCCCGTCAGTCAAGCTGCCCGGCAGCGGCGGCGGCGCCGACATCGCTTCGCTGGCGGGGAGGCTGGCCGTCATCCTGGCGCACGATAAGCGCCGTTTCCGCGAGCGTGTGGATTTTATTACCAGTTCCGGCTATGGCGAGGGCGAAAACTGGCGGCAGCGTGTCGGCTTGCCGCGCGGCGGACCCAGCGCCGTCATCACCACGCTGGGTGTGCTGGGCTTTGATGCTGAAACCGGGGAAGCCTTTTTGCGATCCTATCATCCCTTCACCAGCGCCGACGAAGTACAGGCGAATACTGGCTGGGCGCTGCGCTGCTCGCCTGAACTTGCGCCAACGCCCGCGCCTACCGCTGATGAACTCAGGATTATCCGCGAATGCGACCCACAGGGCTTCTGGACCCGTTAG
- the secA gene encoding preprotein translocase subunit SecA yields MSIITKIMGDPNERELKKIRPIVVRINDLEPEIEKLSDEDLRAKTAEFRQLIDAAVEDAEDDEEREKQRDEILEELLPEAFAVVREASRRTIGLRHYDVQMIGGFVLHQGKIAEMRTGEGKTLVATLPSYLNALPGLGVHVVTVNDYLAKRDREWMGRIHEFLGLKVGVILTTQNPQGPERREAYQADISYGTNNEFGFDYLRDNMSPDLVYCAQRPLNYAIVDEVDNILIDEARTPLIISGQAEESAEMYARFARLVPRLKEEDDYLVDAKSHTVAILDAGIEKMERVLGVKNIYADMHLTRYLDNALKAHALFKRDKDYIVRDGEVIIVDEFTGRLMIGRRYNEGLHQAIEAKENVKVQNENRTIATVTFQNYFRLYKKLAGMTGTALTEAEEFNKIYKLDVMVIPTHKPMIRDDMADLIYKTEEGKFDSVVEEIKERHEAGQPVLVGTTSVELSEYLAQKLNRQGIEHNILNAKFHEKEAHIIANAGRSGAVTIATNMAGRGTDILLGGNPAEFVESILHEWDIDLEMATEDDRADALAEAQKRCEEDRKRVLRVEQLRACQTVEQHLKDILAERKIGPDETTSEQRQKAEADARKRYVRFMRAWEDDVLREKEIDPAEATPEQRKSVAKEADRRRAEQYERELTMCGLHIIGTERHEARRIDNQLRGRSGRQGDPGSSRFYLSLQDELMRRFGTDRVSRLMDIVGMDDSIPIESPLASKFIEQAQTKVEGFNFDIRKNVVDYDDVIAKQREVIYADRREILEHANLHPKILQMIEAEIERLVGIHTQANAPENWGLDELIQALKPWFEVPDEIFPDNLNTLKRQDLTDSLIELAHQAYEAKEEKVRQEFADEGENKGDEIMRSVERQFMLQVVDRLWMDHIDAIDILRAGIGLRGVGQRDPKVEFQREAFKMFDDLKLAIQHDIGDQMMRVQITRKIEEQPRPRALPRNMRTNLEQIAAASGQAKSDSVSGVRAPKMLPPPSGNGHGKVNGNTKAGQATNGHKGQAPAAAARAQGPQPRPKQQPTFAGARGPHPAQKAGARPAGKANTPPVDPRRIGRNDPCYCGSGKKYKLCHGK; encoded by the coding sequence ATGAGCATTATCACAAAGATTATGGGTGATCCGAACGAGCGCGAGCTGAAGAAAATCCGACCCATCGTTGTCCGCATCAACGACCTGGAGCCGGAGATAGAGAAGCTGAGCGACGAGGATTTGCGTGCCAAAACCGCTGAGTTCCGTCAATTGATTGACGCTGCTGTTGAAGATGCCGAGGATGATGAGGAGCGCGAAAAGCAGCGCGATGAGATCCTCGAAGAATTACTCCCGGAGGCGTTTGCTGTCGTGCGTGAAGCGAGCAGGCGCACCATCGGCCTGCGCCATTACGATGTGCAGATGATTGGCGGCTTCGTTCTCCACCAGGGCAAGATCGCCGAAATGCGCACTGGCGAAGGCAAAACGCTGGTCGCCACGCTGCCATCCTATCTGAACGCCCTGCCGGGCCTGGGCGTGCATGTGGTCACGGTCAACGACTACCTCGCCAAACGCGACCGCGAATGGATGGGGCGCATCCACGAGTTTCTAGGGCTAAAGGTTGGCGTCATTCTGACCACGCAGAACCCCCAGGGGCCAGAACGCCGCGAAGCCTATCAGGCCGATATTTCTTACGGTACCAACAACGAGTTTGGCTTCGATTATCTGCGCGACAATATGTCGCCCGATCTGGTCTACTGCGCCCAGCGCCCGCTCAATTACGCTATTGTAGACGAGGTAGACAACATCCTGATTGACGAGGCGCGCACCCCGCTGATCATCTCAGGGCAGGCCGAAGAATCTGCCGAGATGTACGCCAGATTCGCCAGGCTGGTTCCGCGCCTGAAAGAAGAGGACGATTATCTCGTTGATGCCAAGTCACATACGGTTGCCATCCTCGACGCTGGTATTGAAAAGATGGAGCGCGTGCTGGGCGTCAAAAATATTTATGCCGATATGCACCTGACGCGCTATCTGGACAACGCCCTCAAAGCCCACGCGCTCTTCAAGCGCGATAAGGACTATATCGTCAGAGATGGCGAAGTGATTATCGTTGATGAGTTTACAGGTCGCCTGATGATTGGCCGACGCTACAACGAAGGGCTGCACCAGGCTATCGAAGCCAAAGAAAACGTCAAGGTCCAGAACGAGAATCGCACGATTGCCACCGTCACCTTCCAGAACTATTTCCGCCTCTATAAGAAACTGGCAGGCATGACCGGCACAGCACTCACAGAGGCCGAAGAGTTCAACAAAATCTACAAACTGGATGTGATGGTCATTCCCACACACAAGCCAATGATCCGCGATGACATGGCCGACCTGATCTATAAGACGGAAGAGGGCAAGTTTGACTCCGTGGTCGAAGAGATCAAAGAGCGCCACGAAGCCGGGCAGCCGGTGCTGGTGGGTACAACCTCCGTCGAACTCTCGGAATACCTCGCGCAAAAGCTGAACCGCCAAGGCATCGAGCATAACATTCTGAACGCGAAGTTCCATGAAAAAGAGGCGCACATCATCGCCAATGCCGGGCGCAGCGGCGCTGTGACCATTGCCACTAACATGGCCGGTCGCGGCACCGACATCCTGCTGGGCGGCAATCCCGCCGAATTTGTCGAGAGCATCCTGCATGAGTGGGACATTGATCTGGAGATGGCAACCGAAGATGACCGCGCAGACGCGCTCGCAGAGGCCCAAAAACGCTGCGAAGAGGACCGCAAGCGCGTGCTGCGTGTCGAGCAGCTTCGCGCCTGCCAGACCGTCGAGCAGCATCTCAAAGACATCCTGGCCGAACGCAAGATCGGCCCGGACGAAACCACCAGCGAGCAGCGCCAGAAAGCCGAGGCCGACGCCCGCAAACGCTACGTCCGCTTTATGCGCGCGTGGGAAGACGATGTGCTGCGCGAAAAAGAGATTGACCCGGCGGAGGCCACCCCGGAACAGCGCAAGTCAGTCGCCAAAGAAGCCGACCGCCGCCGGGCCGAGCAGTACGAGCGCGAACTTACTATGTGCGGCCTACACATTATTGGCACAGAGCGCCACGAGGCGCGGCGCATTGACAATCAGTTGCGGGGCCGCTCTGGCCGCCAGGGCGACCCTGGCTCTTCGCGCTTCTATCTCTCTCTCCAAGATGAACTGATGCGCCGCTTTGGCACTGATCGCGTCTCTCGCCTGATGGATATTGTGGGCATGGATGACAGCATACCTATCGAAAGCCCACTGGCGAGCAAGTTCATCGAACAGGCGCAGACCAAAGTCGAAGGCTTCAACTTCGATATTCGCAAAAACGTGGTTGATTATGACGATGTGATCGCCAAGCAGCGCGAGGTCATCTACGCTGACCGGCGCGAGATTCTGGAACACGCCAACCTGCACCCCAAGATTCTGCAAATGATCGAAGCAGAGATCGAGCGCCTGGTGGGCATCCATACCCAGGCCAACGCCCCGGAAAACTGGGGGCTGGATGAATTGATTCAGGCGCTCAAGCCCTGGTTCGAGGTACCTGATGAGATATTCCCCGACAACCTCAACACCCTCAAGCGTCAAGACCTCACCGACAGTCTGATCGAACTGGCGCATCAGGCATATGAAGCCAAAGAGGAGAAGGTTCGCCAGGAATTCGCTGACGAAGGGGAAAACAAAGGCGACGAGATCATGCGCTCCGTTGAGCGGCAGTTCATGCTGCAAGTGGTAGACCGGCTCTGGATGGACCATATTGATGCGATTGACATCCTGCGCGCCGGCATTGGCCTGCGTGGGGTAGGGCAGCGCGATCCCAAAGTCGAGTTCCAGCGCGAAGCGTTCAAGATGTTTGATGATCTCAAGCTCGCCATCCAGCACGACATCGGCGATCAGATGATGCGCGTTCAGATTACGCGGAAAATTGAGGAGCAGCCCAGGCCCAGAGCTTTGCCACGCAATATGCGCACGAATCTGGAGCAGATCGCCGCCGCCAGCGGCCAGGCAAAATCAGACAGCGTGAGCGGCGTCCGCGCGCCGAAAATGCTCCCCCCGCCCTCTGGCAACGGGCATGGCAAAGTGAACGGGAACACGAAAGCAGGCCAGGCCACCAACGGCCACAAGGGCCAGGCTCCAGCCGCCGCAGCCCGCGCACAGGGGCCGCAGCCCAGGCCGAAGCAGCAGCCAACTTTTGCCGGAGCGCGCGGCCCACATCCCGCGCAAAAAGCCGGGGCCAGGCCAGCGGGCAAAGCTAACACGCCTCCCGTAGACCCGCGTCGCATTGGCCGCAACGATCCCTGCTATTGTGGCAGCGGCAAAAAATACAAGCTCTGTCATGGCAAGTGA
- a CDS encoding 3-hydroxybutyryl-CoA dehydrogenase: MAIEIKRVGVVGCGLMGSGIAQTCAQSGYMTLVHEVNQQLLDKGLARIHGAWSMLVDKQKLSEGQAQEARDRLRGTLSLEDFRDCDLVIEAIIENMDEKRKLFPQLDRLLRPEAIIATNTSSLTITEMAAVTNRQDKIAGLHFFNPAPVMKLVEVVRTIATSEETVEMLKGFARSLGKTPVVAKDRAGFIVNFLLIPYMLAAVRMYEQGFATMEDIDTSMKLGCGYPMGPFELLDYVGLDTTLYAAQAIYDEFKDAIYAPPPLLKRMVLAGRYGKKNGKGFYNMSEL, encoded by the coding sequence ATGGCGATAGAGATTAAACGTGTCGGGGTCGTGGGATGCGGTTTGATGGGCAGCGGCATTGCCCAGACCTGTGCCCAGTCGGGCTACATGACGCTGGTGCATGAGGTAAATCAGCAACTGCTCGATAAAGGGCTGGCGCGCATTCATGGCGCATGGAGTATGCTGGTGGATAAGCAGAAGTTGAGCGAGGGACAGGCGCAGGAGGCGCGGGATCGCCTGCGCGGAACGCTGAGCTTGGAAGATTTCCGCGACTGTGATCTGGTGATCGAGGCGATTATCGAGAATATGGATGAGAAGCGCAAGCTCTTCCCCCAGCTTGATCGCCTCTTGCGGCCCGAAGCCATCATTGCTACGAATACCTCTTCACTGACGATCACGGAGATGGCGGCTGTGACCAATCGCCAGGATAAGATTGCGGGCCTGCACTTCTTTAATCCCGCGCCGGTGATGAAGCTGGTAGAAGTGGTGCGCACGATTGCCACCAGCGAAGAGACGGTTGAGATGCTGAAAGGCTTTGCTCGCTCGCTGGGCAAGACGCCTGTGGTTGCCAAAGATCGCGCGGGTTTCATCGTCAACTTTCTGCTGATTCCTTACATGCTGGCGGCGGTGCGCATGTATGAGCAGGGCTTTGCGACGATGGAGGACATTGATACCAGTATGAAGCTGGGCTGCGGCTATCCAATGGGGCCGTTTGAGCTGCTCGATTACGTGGGGCTGGATACCACGCTCTACGCGGCCCAGGCCATCTACGATGAGTTCAAGGACGCGATCTACGCGCCACCGCCGCTGCTCAAGCGGATGGTGCTGGCCGGGCGCTATGGCAAGAAGAACGGCAAGGGCTTTTACAACATGAGTGAGCTTTAA
- a CDS encoding HIT domain-containing protein encodes MGLEQQPALDAPRPREDCAFCVRQDLHNILTESQSFFLLADHAPLIEGHILLVPKEHYSCYGALIPELEEEFLWMKARVAEFLSQTYRPPVFFEHGIFRQTVYHAHLHCFPFGPIQLDLSAYHPHPAPNQEDLREWHAQQGQYFYFEQRVGEGQLFLPEEVRYFSFLGALRKEATATQDAWRPSDERRVNGRPKIESLLQKWREFAQEYNTDESRPGQTARAQHEGDGDDGDRD; translated from the coding sequence ATGGGTTTGGAGCAACAACCCGCGCTTGATGCACCGCGTCCCCGCGAAGATTGTGCGTTTTGTGTCCGTCAAGACCTCCATAATATCCTGACTGAGAGCCAATCGTTCTTTCTGCTTGCCGATCACGCGCCCTTGATCGAGGGACATATCCTGCTGGTCCCGAAGGAGCATTATAGCTGTTATGGCGCGTTGATCCCGGAACTGGAGGAGGAGTTTTTGTGGATGAAGGCCAGGGTTGCCGAGTTTTTGAGCCAGACGTATCGCCCGCCAGTTTTTTTTGAGCATGGCATCTTTCGTCAGACGGTTTATCACGCGCACCTGCATTGTTTTCCCTTTGGGCCAATTCAACTTGATCTCTCTGCATATCATCCCCATCCTGCTCCCAACCAGGAGGATCTACGCGAGTGGCACGCGCAGCAGGGCCAGTATTTCTATTTTGAGCAACGAGTGGGAGAAGGTCAGCTTTTTCTACCCGAAGAGGTACGCTATTTCTCGTTCCTGGGGGCGCTGCGCAAAGAGGCAACAGCGACACAGGACGCCTGGCGTCCGTCTGATGAACGGCGGGTCAATGGGCGGCCCAAGATTGAGTCGCTGCTTCAGAAGTGGCGGGAGTTTGCCCAGGAATACAATACTGATGAAAGCCGACCCGGCCAAACGGCAAGGGCGCAGCACGAAGGAGATGGCGACGATGGCGATAGAGATTAA
- the glmU gene encoding bifunctional UDP-N-acetylglucosamine diphosphorylase/glucosamine-1-phosphate N-acetyltransferase GlmU, producing MRGFAALVLAAGKGTRMRSRLPKVLHPLAGRPLLEHTLTAIEGLATNSETSAPGEASDDPPPIVVVVSQDADSIRSAFAGRCLFATQSAQLGTADAVLAAQPTLSSLSPSPAYTLILPGDAPLLTTKMLRSLLEAFRQSDSPLALVSAQAPDPTGYGRVVRDERGRICAVVEEKDTSDWQRAITEVNTSHYCIRTDWLWEHLPHVQRNAISGEYYLVDLVEMAAKQGYTIPTVSAPLDEVMGVNDRVQLAQAESLVRRRILERLMLSGVTIIDPASTFIAASVKIGQDTVIHPFTTISGSATIGSECVIGPHSVIRDSQIGNQCEIVGSWLEEATLEANVHVGPMSHLRPGAHLATNVHLGNYAEVKKSFIGAGTQMHHFSYMGDATVGENVNIGAGAITCNYDGTPIKKKTLIEDGASVGSDTLFIAPVTMGQGATTGAGAVVNHDVAPGTLVVGMPARPIRRVHTKQEGESTPPTPPDAPARGEGEE from the coding sequence ATGAGAGGATTTGCTGCACTGGTGCTGGCAGCCGGGAAAGGGACGCGAATGCGATCCCGGTTGCCCAAAGTGCTTCACCCCCTGGCCGGTCGCCCGCTTCTGGAGCATACGCTGACCGCTATAGAGGGATTGGCGACCAATTCTGAAACCTCTGCGCCCGGCGAAGCGTCAGATGACCCTCCGCCAATAGTAGTGGTTGTCAGTCAGGATGCTGACTCCATTCGCAGCGCCTTTGCTGGCCGCTGCCTCTTTGCCACCCAGAGCGCCCAACTTGGCACCGCCGACGCCGTACTGGCCGCACAACCAACGCTCTCCTCGCTCTCGCCATCGCCTGCGTATACGCTGATTCTGCCAGGCGACGCGCCGCTGCTGACCACAAAAATGCTGCGGTCATTGCTCGAAGCTTTTCGCCAGAGCGACAGCCCGCTCGCCCTTGTCAGCGCCCAGGCTCCAGACCCAACCGGCTACGGGCGCGTGGTCCGCGATGAGCGCGGGCGTATCTGTGCGGTTGTTGAGGAGAAGGACACCAGCGATTGGCAGCGCGCGATTACGGAAGTGAATACCTCGCACTATTGCATCAGGACCGACTGGCTCTGGGAACATCTGCCGCACGTCCAGCGTAACGCCATCAGCGGCGAGTACTATCTCGTCGATCTGGTCGAGATGGCAGCGAAGCAAGGCTATACCATCCCCACCGTCAGCGCGCCGCTGGATGAGGTGATGGGCGTCAATGATCGGGTACAGCTTGCCCAGGCAGAAAGCTTGGTGCGCCGCCGCATCCTGGAGCGGCTGATGCTGAGCGGTGTCACCATTATCGATCCCGCCAGCACGTTTATTGCCGCCAGTGTCAAGATCGGCCAGGATACTGTCATCCACCCCTTCACGACGATCAGCGGCAGCGCCACCATTGGCAGCGAGTGCGTCATTGGCCCGCACAGCGTCATCAGAGACAGCCAGATTGGTAATCAGTGTGAGATCGTTGGTTCCTGGCTGGAAGAGGCAACTCTGGAAGCAAACGTCCATGTTGGGCCGATGAGTCACCTCCGGCCAGGGGCGCATCTCGCCACCAATGTACATCTGGGGAATTACGCCGAGGTCAAAAAGTCTTTTATCGGCGCGGGTACGCAGATGCACCATTTCAGCTATATGGGCGATGCGACCGTTGGGGAAAACGTCAACATCGGCGCAGGGGCGATCACTTGCAATTATGACGGCACGCCGATTAAGAAGAAAACCTTGATTGAAGATGGCGCCTCCGTCGGCAGCGATACCTTGTTTATCGCTCCCGTCACTATGGGACAAGGCGCCACAACGGGCGCGGGCGCTGTCGTCAACCATGATGTCGCGCCAGGCACGCTCGTGGTTGGCATGCCTGCCCGCCCGATTCGTCGTGTACACACGAAGCAGGAAGGAGAATCAACGCCGCCGACTCCGCCCGACGCGCCAGCGCGTGGAGAGGGAGAGGAGTAA
- a CDS encoding hemolysin family protein codes for MDSSGSSSPLALLFTVYSALSAHHSLAPLASLAASSQDTSAAISGFTAAEWFQLLGIIIALILSACSSAAETALTSVSRIKIKNMVAEGDMTAQRIERLLAEPNKFLTTILVVNNVAVIVAATLATLLALRLSASWGELLSTLLIALIVLIFCEIAPKTAAIQNPERWARVLVNPVRGAAWFLSPVIRFLGAITSSLVRLFGGRVRRRGPFVTEEELRMLVAVGEEEGVIEEEEREMIHSIFELGDRPVREIMIPRIDMVTLESEDTLDEAATLIMQGGQSRIPVYEDTIDNLIGVLYAKDLLRHLRQGNTQAKVRDFVRPAYFVPESKKLDDLLHELQHQRVHMAIVVDEYGSVAGLVTIEDLVEEIIGDIQDEYDKEEILYERIGDNEYIIDAKISIDDFNEVLDTRLTDEDYDTLGGFVYAQLDKVPSVGDEVSYRNLAMTVLSTRGRRITKVKVIRHVEDHHQAGEDEAAAPPQHTNNGTPPNNRSHAERASTGHQLSE; via the coding sequence ATGGATAGTAGTGGTTCATCTAGTCCGTTAGCACTTCTTTTTACTGTCTACAGCGCCCTGAGCGCCCATCACAGTCTGGCGCCCCTTGCGTCATTGGCCGCTTCCTCCCAGGATACCAGCGCAGCCATTTCCGGGTTTACTGCCGCCGAATGGTTCCAGCTTTTGGGGATCATCATCGCGCTGATCCTATCGGCCTGTTCATCAGCCGCCGAAACGGCGCTTACCTCGGTCAGCCGCATCAAAATCAAAAATATGGTGGCAGAGGGAGATATGACGGCCCAGAGGATTGAGCGGCTGCTGGCCGAACCCAACAAGTTCCTCACCACCATTCTGGTAGTAAACAACGTGGCGGTAATCGTGGCCGCGACGCTGGCAACGCTCCTGGCCCTCAGACTCTCCGCAAGCTGGGGGGAACTGCTCTCCACCCTCCTGATCGCGCTAATAGTGCTGATCTTCTGCGAGATTGCCCCCAAGACAGCCGCCATCCAGAACCCGGAGCGCTGGGCGCGGGTTCTGGTGAATCCTGTGCGCGGCGCGGCCTGGTTTCTATCTCCGGTCATCAGGTTTCTTGGCGCAATCACCTCGTCTCTGGTGCGCCTCTTTGGTGGGCGCGTCCGCCGACGTGGCCCCTTCGTCACCGAAGAAGAATTGCGCATGCTGGTGGCGGTGGGTGAAGAGGAAGGGGTTATCGAAGAAGAAGAGCGGGAGATGATTCACAGTATCTTCGAGTTAGGTGATCGCCCGGTGCGGGAAATCATGATACCGCGCATTGATATGGTCACGCTGGAGAGCGAAGACACGCTGGATGAGGCCGCCACACTTATCATGCAGGGTGGGCAATCGCGCATTCCGGTCTATGAAGATACCATTGATAATCTTATCGGTGTCCTCTACGCCAAAGACCTCCTACGCCACTTGCGTCAGGGCAACACCCAGGCAAAGGTACGCGATTTTGTGCGTCCGGCCTACTTTGTCCCTGAATCCAAGAAACTGGATGATCTGCTGCACGAGCTTCAGCATCAGCGCGTCCATATGGCGATTGTCGTTGATGAATATGGGTCCGTCGCCGGCCTTGTGACCATTGAAGACCTTGTAGAAGAGATTATTGGCGACATTCAGGACGAGTACGATAAAGAAGAGATTCTCTACGAGAGAATTGGTGATAACGAATATATCATTGATGCTAAGATCAGCATTGATGATTTCAATGAGGTTCTCGATACAAGGCTCACGGATGAAGATTACGATACACTGGGCGGCTTTGTCTATGCTCAACTGGATAAAGTACCCAGCGTAGGCGATGAGGTCTCATACCGAAACCTCGCCATGACGGTCCTTTCAACCAGGGGAAGACGTATCACCAAAGTGAAAGTCATCCGCCACGTAGAGGACCATCATCAGGCAGGCGAGGATGAGGCCGCAGCGCCGCCGCAGCACACAAACAACGGCACACCTCCCAACAACCGCAGTCACGCCGAGCGCGCCAGCACAGGCCACCAGCTAAGCGAATGA
- a CDS encoding glycosyltransferase: MCFRVAMLSLHTSPLAPLGKSVEAGGMNVYVRELARELGKRGLMVDIFTRWTDPTTPRILPLNEHVRVIHIKAGPIARLPKNDLFQHIPEFVRRVQQFAECERHAYDVIHSHYWLSGVAGMQLAKTWDIPHMTMFHTLARLKQQARPDERETPLRLEYEGRIIASADRIAVATPHERDQIARIYGICPQRMTIVPCGVDLRHFQPQDRQQARASLGLNGQPTLLFVGRPDPLKGGEMLIQAAGLLQQPATVVLVGGNLEDDPELDRLRVVARAQGVEAEVRFQGAIPQEELPRFYSAADLLIVPSYYESFGLVAVESLACGTPVIATKVGGLPYIVRDGENGFLIPWRCAGLLAEKIDAVLSDTDLLEELRARARSSVIRYSWRTVAAQIRQVYDHLTVERRSVGACSCF; the protein is encoded by the coding sequence ATGTGCTTTAGAGTTGCCATGCTCAGCCTGCATACCTCGCCGCTGGCGCCGCTTGGCAAGAGCGTAGAAGCCGGAGGCATGAACGTCTACGTTCGAGAATTGGCCCGCGAACTGGGCAAACGTGGTCTCATGGTTGATATTTTTACCCGCTGGACTGACCCGACTACTCCTCGCATCCTCCCCCTCAACGAACACGTTCGCGTGATACACATCAAGGCTGGCCCCATCGCCAGGCTCCCTAAAAACGACCTCTTCCAGCATATCCCAGAATTTGTGCGCCGGGTACAGCAGTTCGCCGAATGCGAGCGGCACGCCTATGACGTGATCCACAGCCATTATTGGCTTTCCGGCGTGGCCGGGATGCAGCTTGCCAAAACCTGGGACATTCCGCATATGACCATGTTCCACACCCTGGCGCGCTTGAAACAGCAGGCGCGCCCGGACGAACGGGAAACGCCCCTGCGCCTTGAATATGAAGGACGCATCATCGCCAGCGCAGACCGGATCGCCGTCGCCACGCCACACGAGCGCGATCAGATTGCGCGTATCTATGGTATCTGCCCGCAGCGGATGACCATCGTTCCCTGTGGGGTGGACCTGCGCCACTTCCAACCCCAGGACCGCCAGCAGGCCAGAGCCTCCCTGGGACTCAATGGTCAGCCAACGCTTTTATTTGTTGGGCGACCCGATCCGCTGAAGGGCGGCGAGATGCTCATTCAAGCAGCAGGGCTGCTGCAACAACCGGCAACAGTGGTCCTGGTTGGCGGCAACCTGGAGGACGACCCTGAATTAGACCGGCTGCGCGTGGTTGCCCGCGCGCAAGGCGTGGAAGCAGAGGTTCGCTTTCAAGGCGCTATCCCCCAGGAAGAACTGCCGCGCTTTTATAGCGCCGCCGATCTGCTGATTGTGCCATCCTATTATGAAAGTTTCGGCCTGGTTGCCGTAGAGAGCCTGGCCTGTGGAACCCCTGTCATCGCTACTAAAGTTGGGGGATTGCCTTATATCGTGCGCGATGGTGAGAACGGCTTCCTCATCCCCTGGCGCTGCGCTGGCCTCCTGGCCGAAAAGATCGACGCAGTGCTCAGCGATACCGACCTGCTCGAAGAACTGCGCGCCAGGGCGCGCTCATCAGTAATACGCTATAGCTGGCGCACTGTAGCCGCGCAGATTCGCCAGGTCTATGACCATCTGACTGTCGAGCGCCGTTCTGTCGGAGCCTGCTCATGCTTTTAG